One Ostrea edulis chromosome 2, xbOstEdul1.1, whole genome shotgun sequence genomic region harbors:
- the LOC125681672 gene encoding estradiol 17-beta-dehydrogenase 2-like encodes MDNLTWQQMLRTSVRTSLFWQTEVDYNRYLDFFVNIACIAIYIFYVIKQYFLDPQTARKCVILHVFTLSCLAVLFTTFEITPPWQVFITLVGLSVTVIKTPRKRLPIKDKAILITGCDRGIGHVLAKQLDKTGFYVFAGCLDVRGDGSRDLTISCSAKLKTIQLDVSKMSQVESALQLVQQELTMKGIQLWGIVNNAGICYIGNVEMMTEADMQKIMAVNYMGPVHVCKSFLPLLRRSHGRLVNVASNAGLAPVPLMGVYCASKSALVTMSEVWRYEFKIWGIKVATIIPSGYKTGIMSYDMIATGDRWWSQASQAVKDDYGQECFYIKFKQKNRDRFLSAEFSDICQNIEDALLSPRPHSRYYSGFLAKSLPFVYLYLPTWLSDPLMNILANWFEFKPKMLNRGN; translated from the exons ATGGACAACTTGACCTGGCAACAAATGTTAAGAACTAGTGTACGGACCTCACTATTCTGGCAAACGGAAGTGGATTACAACAGATATTTGGATTTTTTTGTCAACATTGCCTGCATTGCTATATACATTTTCTACGTCATCAAACAATATTTTCTGGATCCGCAAACCGCTCGCAAATGTGTCATTTTGCATGTTTTTACCCTATCGTGCCTCGCAGTACTATTCACCACTTTTGAAATTACTCCACCTTGGCAAGTTTTCATTACCTTAGTTGGACTAAGCGTTACTGTTATTAAAACTCCACGCAAGAGACTTCCAATCAAAGATAAAGCCATTCTAATCACAG GATGTGATCGAGGTATAGGGCATGTTTTGGCAAAGCAACTGGACAAAACAGGTTTTTATGTGTTTGCTGGTTGTCTTGATGTCCGAGGTGATGGAAGCAGAGACCTAACCATTTCTTGTTCCGCAAAACTAAAGACCATACAGCTAGATGTCAGCAAGATGTCACAGGTGGAGTCCGCTCTACAGCTTGTTCAGCAGGAGCTGACGATGAAAG GAATTCAGCTGTGGGGAATCGTTAATAATGCTGGAATTTGTTACATTGGTAATGTGGAGATGATGACAGAGGCAGACATGCAGAAAATAATGGCTGTGAACTACATGGGTCCTGTTCATGTTTGTAAATCGTTCCTTCCACTACTCCGGCGAAGTCATGGCCGGCTCGTCAATGTTGCCAGCAATGCAG GTCTGGCTCCTGTTCCTCTGATGGGAGTTTACTGTGCCTCCAAGTCAGCACTGGTAACTATGTCTGAAGTATGGCGCTATGAATTTAAGATATGGGGAATCAAAGTAGCCACAATCATACCTAGTGGTTATAAGACAG gaataatgtcttatgacaTGATAGCTACTGGAGACAGGTGGTGGAGCCAGGCTTCTCAAGCAGTCAAGGACGACTACGGACAGGAGTGTTTTTACATCAAATTTAAGCAGAAAA ATCGAGACAGATTCCTTAGTGCAGAATTTTCAGATATATGTCAGAACATTGAAGATGCGCTGCTCTCACCAAGACCACACTCCAGATACTACAGCGGATTTCTGGCCAAGTCTCTCCCGTTTGTTTACCTCTACCTACCCACCTGGCTGAGTGATCCGTTGATGAATATTTTGGCAAACTGGTTTGAATTCAAACCAAAAATGTTGAATCGGGGAAACTGA